The following are encoded together in the Lathyrus oleraceus cultivar Zhongwan6 chromosome 3, CAAS_Psat_ZW6_1.0, whole genome shotgun sequence genome:
- the LOC127129810 gene encoding uncharacterized protein LOC127129810 — MEQEQSSVEKYEKFTWKLENFSRLKIEKVYSDRFVVGGYRWLTELHDSEQGYIVKDACIIGAEVFVSNSTHEEPVNIGGSLSTVSNLVCNETSEQADAKLVSAALGNVIYFLQTRKVKDMNEQACEELQVLWDELKKFKFDITWLEPQVQYALGNRSYVEKALEVEKLKGNVADLELETERIKAKLAAAEGNLDIERDLLKAQGFKERDLDSELGSWSWKP; from the exons ATGGAGCAAGAACAGTCAAGTGTTGAGAAATATGAGAAATTTACATGGAAGCTTGAAAACTTCTCTCGCTTGAAAATCGAAAAGGTTTACTCAGATCGTTTTGTCGTGGGCGGTTATCGATG GTTAACTGAGCTCCATGATTCTGAGCAGGGGTATATTGTGAAGGATGCTTGTATTATTGGTGCTGAAGTTTTTGTTTCTAATTCAACACATGAGGAACCAGTAAACATAGGTGGATCTCTTTCAACAGTTTCTAATTTAGTTTGCAATGAAACTTCTGAACAAGCTGATGCAAAATTGGTATCTGCTGCGCTGGGCAATGTGATTTATTTCCTTCAGACTAGAAAAGTGAAAGATATGAATGAACAAGCTTGTGAGGAACTTCAAGTTTTATGGGATGAACTTAAGAAATTTAAATTTGATATTACTTGGCTAGAGCCACAAGTTCAATATGCTTTAGGAAATAGAAGCTATGTGGAGAAAGCTCTGGAGGTTGAAAAGTTGAAAGGGAATGTTGCAGATCTAGAGCTGGAAACTGAGAGGATAAAGGCAAAATTGGCTGCTGCGGAGGGAAATCTTGACATAGAAAGGGACTTGTTGAAAGCTCAAGGTTTCAAAGAAAGAGATTTGGATTCTGAATTGGGTTCTTGGAGTTGGAAGCCATAG